The following proteins are encoded in a genomic region of Chaetodon auriga isolate fChaAug3 chromosome 8, fChaAug3.hap1, whole genome shotgun sequence:
- the hamp gene encoding hepcidin-1: MKAFSIAVAVTLVLAFICILESSAVPFSGVQELEEAESNDTPVAAHQEMSMESWMMPSHVRQKRQSHISLCRWCCNCCRNYKGCGFCCKF, encoded by the exons ATGAAGGCATTCAGCATTGCAGTTGCAGTGACACTCGTGCTCGCCTTTATTTGCATTCTGGAGAGCTCTGCCGTCCCATTCAGCGGG GTgcaagagctggaggaggcagagagcaaTGACACTCCAGTTGCGGCACATCAAGAAATGTCAATGGAATCGTGGATG ATGCCCAGTCACGTCAGACAGAAGCGTCAGAGCCACATCTCGCTGTGCCGCTGgtgctgcaactgctgcagGAACTACAAGGGCTGCGGCTTCTGCTGCAAGTTCTGA